From a region of the bacterium genome:
- a CDS encoding DUF3857 and transglutaminase domain-containing protein, whose product MKKMPLVLVPALGLVLCLAPFPAPAADTPLPPGDRPPPTAFTRLEDAGDAEAHPGADLVVVFEETVNRVAPSGVTEVDGYRLTKVLTPAGCRDRSVLTWRYDPQSSRVEVREVSVLRDGERLPVDVAAVRDLPAPQSAIYWSDRIMLLQLPRLRPGDGIEVRTLRKGFTYALLGSDDDADDDARFVPPMPGEYFDIVLFAEDAPILEKRYVLSLPAGKRLHAEVHNGALFSSVTYDAERTEHAWWGRDLPALVHETRQPAASDFAPKVVMATVADWESKSRWFFDVNRGQFDATPEIRAKVDAILAAAGLTGAAPERKAEALLHWVAQNIRYSGQTMGPGEGFILHSGAMVFEQRSGVCKDIAGMLVTMLRAAGLDAQAAMTMAGSRIEDVPADQFNHCVTALRLPDGSFRMYDPTWVPYDNSIWSYSETEQHYLVGSPEGSTLDRIAYSPPSDSPLHAVHRATLAADGTLTGEFELTGRGVMDGRLRGLANARRDELAAVFARALAAVSPRVEGVRVTHRRTDDFGGDMRITVAYRIPRYALPVDGGLEFRSPLMQLTLHDGTLFRAGATAWEDERATDVLLYFTQLLDGQETIRLPRGWRAADAEQPDAVDETYAAFSGASRLDGSDLVITQRFESRRRQVPPDGYPGFKKAVDAARAWGDRVFRAEKGGAR is encoded by the coding sequence ATGAAGAAGATGCCGCTCGTCCTGGTTCCCGCCCTGGGCCTCGTCCTCTGTCTCGCCCCGTTCCCCGCACCCGCCGCGGACACGCCCCTGCCGCCGGGCGACCGCCCGCCCCCGACCGCGTTCACGCGCCTGGAGGACGCCGGCGACGCCGAGGCCCATCCCGGCGCCGACCTGGTCGTCGTCTTCGAGGAAACGGTCAACCGGGTCGCGCCCTCGGGCGTCACCGAGGTCGACGGCTACCGCCTGACCAAGGTGCTGACCCCCGCCGGCTGCCGCGACCGTTCCGTGCTGACCTGGCGCTACGACCCGCAGAGCAGCCGCGTCGAGGTGCGCGAGGTGTCCGTGCTGCGCGACGGCGAGCGCCTCCCCGTCGACGTGGCGGCCGTGCGCGACCTGCCCGCCCCCCAGTCGGCCATCTACTGGAGCGACCGCATCATGCTGCTGCAACTGCCGCGGCTGCGTCCCGGCGACGGGATCGAGGTACGCACGCTGCGCAAGGGCTTCACCTACGCGCTGCTCGGCAGCGACGACGACGCAGACGACGACGCCCGCTTCGTCCCGCCGATGCCCGGCGAGTACTTCGACATCGTGCTGTTCGCCGAGGACGCGCCCATCCTCGAGAAGCGCTACGTGCTGAGCCTGCCCGCGGGCAAGCGCCTGCACGCCGAGGTCCACAACGGCGCTTTGTTCTCCTCCGTCACTTACGACGCCGAACGCACCGAGCACGCCTGGTGGGGGCGCGACCTGCCCGCCCTGGTCCACGAGACGCGCCAGCCCGCCGCCAGCGACTTCGCGCCCAAGGTGGTCATGGCCACGGTCGCGGACTGGGAGAGCAAGAGCCGCTGGTTCTTCGACGTGAACCGCGGCCAGTTCGACGCGACGCCGGAGATCCGCGCCAAGGTGGACGCGATCCTCGCTGCAGCTGGCCTGACCGGCGCCGCACCGGAGCGCAAGGCCGAAGCCCTGCTGCACTGGGTGGCCCAGAACATCCGCTACAGCGGCCAGACGATGGGTCCGGGCGAGGGCTTCATCCTGCACTCGGGCGCGATGGTCTTCGAGCAGCGCAGCGGCGTCTGCAAGGACATCGCCGGCATGCTGGTCACCATGCTGCGCGCCGCCGGCCTGGACGCGCAGGCGGCCATGACCATGGCCGGCAGCCGCATCGAGGACGTGCCCGCCGACCAGTTCAACCACTGCGTCACCGCCCTGCGCCTGCCCGACGGCTCGTTCCGCATGTACGACCCGACCTGGGTGCCCTACGACAACAGCATCTGGTCCTACTCCGAGACCGAGCAGCACTACCTGGTCGGCTCGCCGGAGGGCTCGACCCTCGACCGCATCGCCTACAGCCCGCCGTCGGACTCGCCGCTGCACGCGGTCCACCGCGCGACCCTGGCGGCCGACGGCACCCTGACCGGCGAGTTCGAGCTGACCGGCCGCGGCGTCATGGACGGCCGCCTGCGCGGCCTGGCCAACGCCCGGCGCGACGAGCTGGCCGCGGTCTTCGCCCGGGCCCTGGCCGCGGTCAGCCCGCGCGTCGAGGGCGTGCGCGTCACCCACCGCCGCACCGACGACTTCGGCGGCGACATGCGGATCACGGTCGCCTACCGCATCCCCCGCTACGCCCTGCCGGTCGACGGCGGCCTCGAGTTCCGCAGCCCGCTGATGCAGCTGACCCTGCACGACGGCACGCTGTTCCGCGCCGGCGCCACCGCCTGGGAGGACGAGCGCGCGACCGACGTCCTGCTCTACTTCACCCAGCTGCTCGACGGCCAGGAAACCATCCGCCTGCCCCGCGGCTGGCGCGCGGCCGACGCCGAGCAGCCCGACGCGGTCGACGAGACCTACGCCGCCTTCTCGGGCGCGAGCCGCCTGGACGGGAGCGACCTCGTGATCACCCAGCGCTTCGAATCCCGCCGCCGGCAGGTCCCGCCGGACGGCTACCCTGGCTTCAAGAAGGCCGTCGACGCCGCCCGCGCCTGGGGCGACCGCGTCTTCCGCGCCGAGAAGGGGGGCGCCCGATGA